In the Engystomops pustulosus chromosome 2, aEngPut4.maternal, whole genome shotgun sequence genome, one interval contains:
- the SOD1 gene encoding superoxide dismutase [Cu-Zn] yields the protein MAKAICVLKGSGEVTGVVSFEQVGDEVIVKGNIKGLTDGLHGFHIHAYGDNTNGCISAGPHFNPLKKNHGGPGDEERHVGDLGNIESKGSVAEFELKDKLIALQGPHNIIGRTVVVHEKCDDLGKGGDNESLVTGNAGGRLACGVIGICQ from the exons ATGGCCAAGGCGATCTGTGTACTGAAAGGCAGCGGGGAGGTGACGGGCGTAGTGAGCTTCGAGCAG GTTGGTGATGAAGTGATTGTGAAGGGCAACATTAAAGGCCTGACAGACGGCCTCCACGGCTTCCATATCCATGCCTATGGAGATAACACTAATG GATGTATAAGTGCCGGTCCACACTTCAACCCACTTAAAAAGAATCATGGTGGTCCAGGAGATGAGGAACG GCATGTTGGAGATCTTGGAAATATTGAATCCAAAGGTTCAGTGGCTGAATTTGAGTTGAAAGATAAGCTCATTGCACTGCAAGGACCGCACAACATCATTGGACGCACAGTGGTG GTCCACGAGAAGTGTGACGACTTGGGAAAAGGTGGTGACAATGAGAGTCTGGTGACGGGCAATGCCGGTGGTCGTCTGGCTTGTGGAGTCATCGGAATCTGTCAGTAA